A DNA window from Streptococcus parapneumoniae contains the following coding sequences:
- a CDS encoding S1 RNA-binding domain-containing protein: MKIGDKLKGRITGIQPYGAFVELETGDTGLIHISEIRTGFIENIHEALKVDEEVQVQVVDLDEFTGKASLSIRTLEEEKHQFPRRRRFSSDRFNYGFAPFRRMLPIWTREALHYLKKKK; this comes from the coding sequence ATGAAAATCGGTGATAAGCTAAAGGGCCGTATTACAGGGATTCAGCCCTACGGTGCCTTTGTTGAGCTAGAGACAGGTGATACGGGGCTGATTCACATTTCAGAGATTCGGACAGGCTTTATTGAAAATATTCATGAAGCCTTGAAAGTCGATGAAGAGGTTCAAGTTCAGGTAGTGGATTTAGATGAATTTACAGGGAAAGCCAGTCTTTCTATCCGCACTTTGGAGGAAGAAAAGCACCAGTTTCCGAGACGGAGACGCTTTTCAAGCGACCGCTTTAACTACGGCTTTGCGCCCTTTCGACGAATGCTACCAATCTGGACTAGAGAAGCCCTGCACTATTTAAAAAAGAAGAAGTAG
- a CDS encoding DUF1803 domain-containing protein, which produces MIQIFNPSRLTRQPFFGELIRYLDQHEDVILREIKAQFPEVTVDKLMEEYIKAGWILRENKRYYLSLPMLESLDSLELDQEIFVSEASPIYQALLQKSFETELRNQTNAAILVEKTDFARTKMTLSNYFYKVKQQYPLTEKQQELYDILGDVNPEYALKYMTTFLLKFLKKDQLMQKRRDIFVDSLVVLGYIIQNEDGKYELAIDFDKERLTFYLA; this is translated from the coding sequence ATGATTCAGATTTTTAATCCATCTCGTTTGACGAGACAGCCATTTTTTGGAGAACTGATCCGCTATCTGGATCAGCATGAGGATGTGATTTTACGGGAAATCAAGGCTCAATTTCCAGAAGTGACAGTTGATAAACTCATGGAAGAGTATATAAAGGCAGGCTGGATTCTACGGGAAAATAAGCGTTATTACCTTAGTCTTCCTATGCTTGAATCACTCGATAGTCTTGAACTGGATCAAGAGATTTTTGTCAGCGAAGCTAGTCCGATCTATCAAGCCTTGTTACAGAAGAGTTTTGAGACGGAATTGCGCAATCAAACCAATGCAGCTATTTTAGTTGAAAAGACAGATTTTGCGAGAACAAAAATGACATTGTCTAATTATTTTTACAAGGTCAAACAGCAGTATCCTTTGACAGAAAAACAGCAGGAGCTCTATGACATTTTGGGAGATGTCAATCCTGAGTATGCTCTCAAATATATGACGACTTTTTTGTTGAAATTTCTCAAAAAAGATCAGCTTATGCAGAAACGTCGTGACATCTTTGTGGACAGTTTAGTTGTACTAGGTTATATTATTCAAAATGAAGATGGAAAGTATGAGTTGGCTATCGATTTTGATAAGGAAAGATTAACTTTCTACTTGGCGTGA
- a CDS encoding tRNA1(Val) (adenine(37)-N6)-methyltransferase produces MEEEQLLKSGERINQLFSTDIKIIQNREVFSYSVDSVLLSRFPRFPKKGLIVDFCAGNGAVGLFASTRTQAQILAVEIQERLADMAERSVRLNGLEEQMEVICDDLKNMPAYIQGSKVDMILCNPPYFKVDPHSNLNESEHYLLARHEITTNLQEICRSAQSILKSNGRLAMVHRPDRLLDILDTLQRHNLAPKRLQFVYPKREKEANMLLIEAIKDGSTSGFKVLPPLIVHNDDGSYTPELEEIYYGL; encoded by the coding sequence ATGGAAGAAGAACAATTATTAAAATCAGGGGAGCGAATTAACCAGCTCTTCTCAACAGATATCAAAATTATTCAAAATAGAGAGGTTTTTAGCTATTCGGTGGATAGTGTTCTCTTGTCACGTTTTCCACGTTTTCCTAAAAAGGGCTTGATTGTGGATTTCTGCGCTGGGAATGGAGCAGTGGGGCTATTTGCTAGCACTCGTACTCAGGCACAGATTTTGGCTGTTGAGATTCAGGAGCGTTTGGCGGATATGGCTGAGCGCTCTGTCCGTTTGAATGGTTTGGAAGAGCAGATGGAGGTCATCTGTGATGATTTGAAAAATATGCCTGCATACATCCAGGGAAGTAAAGTGGATATGATTTTGTGTAATCCACCCTATTTCAAGGTGGATCCTCATTCCAATCTGAACGAGAGCGAGCATTATCTCTTGGCTCGACATGAAATCACGACCAATTTGCAGGAAATCTGTCGTAGTGCCCAGAGTATTCTCAAGTCTAATGGGCGTTTGGCCATGGTTCATCGTCCTGATCGACTTCTGGATATTTTGGATACGTTACAACGGCATAATCTAGCCCCTAAGCGCCTGCAGTTTGTTTATCCAAAAAGAGAAAAGGAAGCCAATATGCTTTTGATTGAGGCTATCAAGGATGGCTCGACAAGTGGCTTTAAGGTATTGCCACCTCTCATTGTCCACAATGATGATGGCTCTTATACGCCGGAACTCGAAGAGATTTATTATGGATTATAA
- a CDS encoding manganese-dependent inorganic pyrophosphatase gives MSKILVFGHQNPDSDAIGSSVAFAYLAKEAYGLDTEAVALGTPNEETAFVLNYFGVEAPRVITSAKAEGAEQVILTDHNEFQQSVSDIAEVEVYGVVDHHRVANFETASPLYMRLEPVGSASSIVYRMFKEHGVAVPKEIAGLMLSGLISDTLLLKSPTTHPTDKVIAPELAELAGVNLEEYGLAMLKAGTNLASKSADELIDIDAKTFELNGNNVRVAQVNTVDIAEVLERQAEIEAAMQAANTANGYSDFVLMITDIVNSNSEILALGANMGKVEAAFNFKLADNHAFLAGAVSRKKQVVPQLTESFNA, from the coding sequence ATGTCTAAGATTCTAGTATTTGGTCACCAAAATCCAGACTCAGATGCCATCGGGTCATCTGTAGCCTTTGCCTACCTTGCAAAAGAAGCTTACGGTTTGGATACGGAAGCTGTCGCCCTTGGAACTCCAAATGAAGAAACAGCCTTTGTCTTGAACTATTTTGGTGTAGAAGCACCGCGTGTCATTACTTCTGCCAAAGCAGAAGGAGCAGAGCAAGTTATCCTGACTGACCACAATGAATTCCAACAATCTGTATCAGATATCGCTGAAGTAGAAGTTTATGGTGTTGTAGACCACCACCGTGTGGCTAACTTTGAAACTGCAAGCCCACTCTACATGCGTTTGGAGCCAGTTGGTTCAGCTTCTTCAATCGTTTATCGTATGTTCAAAGAACATGGTGTAGCTGTGCCCAAAGAGATTGCAGGTTTGATGCTTTCAGGTTTGATTTCAGATACCCTTCTTTTGAAATCACCAACAACACACCCAACAGATAAAGTTATTGCTCCTGAATTGGCTGAATTAGCTGGTGTCAACTTGGAAGAATATGGTTTGGCTATGTTGAAAGCTGGTACAAACTTGGCTAGCAAATCTGCTGACGAATTGATTGACATCGATGCTAAGACTTTTGAATTGAACGGAAATAATGTCCGTGTTGCTCAAGTAAACACAGTTGACATCGCTGAAGTTTTGGAACGTCAAGCAGAAATTGAAGCTGCAATGCAAGCTGCGAACACAGCAAATGGCTACTCTGACTTTGTCTTGATGATTACAGATATCGTCAACTCAAACTCAGAAATCCTAGCACTTGGTGCTAATATGGGCAAGGTTGAAGCAGCTTTCAACTTTAAACTTGCAGACAACCACGCCTTCCTTGCTGGTGCCGTTTCACGTAAGAAACAAGTGGTACCTCAATTGACTGAAAGCTTCAATGCTTAA
- a CDS encoding bifunctional Cof-type HAD-IIB family hydrolase/peptidylprolyl isomerase translates to MDAKLRYKAKKIKIVFFDIDDTLRNSKTGFIPASIPTVFKQLREKGILTGIASGRGIFGVVPEIRELKPDFFVTLNGAYIEDKKGQVIYQHQIEKSDVEEYISWTKEEGIEYGLVGSHDAKLSTRTDMISEAINPIYPDLDVDPDFHEKENIYQMWTFEDKGDDLRLPDSLSDKLRMVRWHEHSSDIVPISGSKATGVEKVVEHLGLKPENVMVFGDGLNDLELFDYAGISVAMGISHENIKEKADYITKTLEEDGIFDALEGFGMVEKELHFPQVDIETVEGPLATIKTNHGDLRIKLFPEHAPKTVANFVALSKDGYYDGVIFHRIIKDFMIQGGDPTGTGMGGESIYGESFEDEFSEELYNIRGALSMANAGPNTNGSQFFIVQNQHLPYSKKEIARGGWPEPIAEIYANQGGTPHLDRRHTVFGQLADEASYAVLDAIAAVETGAMDKPVEDVVIETIEIED, encoded by the coding sequence ATGGATGCCAAATTAAGATACAAGGCAAAGAAGATTAAAATCGTCTTTTTTGATATTGATGATACATTGCGGAATTCAAAGACAGGTTTTATTCCGGCTTCAATCCCAACGGTTTTTAAGCAATTACGTGAGAAAGGAATTTTGACAGGTATTGCTTCTGGACGGGGGATTTTTGGTGTCGTTCCAGAGATTCGTGAGCTCAAGCCTGACTTTTTTGTAACCTTAAATGGGGCCTACATTGAAGATAAAAAAGGTCAGGTCATTTATCAACATCAGATTGAGAAGTCAGATGTTGAGGAGTACATTTCTTGGACGAAGGAAGAGGGAATTGAGTATGGTTTAGTTGGAAGTCATGATGCCAAGTTGTCGACTCGCACCGATATGATTAGTGAAGCTATCAATCCAATTTATCCCGATTTAGATGTAGATCCTGATTTCCATGAAAAAGAAAATATCTATCAGATGTGGACTTTTGAAGATAAAGGAGATGACTTGCGTTTGCCTGATAGTCTCTCAGACAAACTTCGCATGGTTCGTTGGCATGAGCATTCGTCTGATATTGTGCCGATTTCAGGCTCCAAAGCGACGGGTGTGGAAAAGGTTGTGGAACACCTTGGCTTGAAACCAGAGAATGTCATGGTTTTTGGAGATGGGCTGAATGACTTGGAACTCTTTGATTATGCTGGAATCAGCGTTGCCATGGGAATTTCTCATGAAAATATCAAAGAAAAAGCAGATTATATTACAAAAACACTAGAAGAAGATGGCATTTTTGATGCCTTAGAAGGATTTGGTATGGTAGAAAAAGAATTGCATTTCCCACAAGTAGACATTGAAACAGTAGAAGGTCCTCTTGCGACCATTAAGACCAATCACGGAGACTTGCGTATTAAGCTCTTCCCTGAACATGCTCCTAAAACAGTGGCTAACTTTGTTGCGCTTTCAAAAGATGGCTACTATGATGGTGTCATTTTCCACCGTATTATCAAGGACTTTATGATCCAAGGTGGAGATCCAACTGGAACTGGTATGGGTGGCGAGTCAATCTACGGCGAATCATTTGAGGATGAATTCTCAGAAGAACTTTACAATATCCGTGGTGCTCTTTCCATGGCCAATGCTGGTCCAAATACCAACGGCAGCCAGTTCTTTATCGTGCAAAATCAGCATTTGCCTTATTCTAAGAAAGAAATTGCTCGTGGTGGTTGGCCAGAACCGATTGCGGAAATCTATGCCAACCAAGGAGGAACTCCTCACCTAGACCGCCGTCACACGGTTTTTGGTCAGTTAGCTGATGAAGCATCTTACGCTGTTTTGGATGCAATCGCTGCTGTTGAAACAGGGGCTATGGACAAGCCAGTTGAAGATGTTGTGATTGAAACAATTGAAATCGAGGACTAA
- a CDS encoding UDP-N-acetylmuramoyl-L-alanyl-D-glutamate--L-lysine ligase, which translates to MIKIETVLDILKKDGLFREIIDQGHYHYNYSHVVFDTICYDSRKAKEKSLFFVKGVAFKKEFLISAISQGLGWYVAEKDYEVGIPAIIVSDIKKAMSLIAMEFYGNPQKKLKLLAFTGTKGKTTAAYFAYNILSQGHRPAMLSTMNTTLDGKTFFKSALTTPESIDLFDMMHQAVQNDRTHLIMEVSSQAYLVHRVYGLTFDVGVFLNISPDHIGPIEHPSFEDYFYHKRLLMENSRAVIINSDMDHFSVLKEQVADQDHDFYGSQSDNQIENSKAFSFSATGKLAGDYDIQLIGHFNQENAVAAGLACLRLGASLEDIKKGIAATRVPGRMEVLTQKNGAKVFIDYAHNGDSLTKLINVVETHQTGKIALVLGSTGNKGESRRKDFGLLLNQHPEIQVFLTADDPNYEDPMTIADEISSYINHPVEKIADRQEAIKAAMAITNHELDAVIIAGKGADCYQIVQGKKEAYPGDAAVAENYL; encoded by the coding sequence ATGATAAAGATTGAAACCGTATTAGATATTTTAAAGAAAGATGGCCTTTTTCGCGAAATTATTGACCAAGGTCATTACCACTACAACTACAGCCACGTCGTATTTGACACCATCTGCTATGACAGCCGCAAGGCCAAAGAAAAGAGCCTCTTTTTCGTCAAGGGTGTTGCCTTTAAGAAGGAATTTCTGATCTCTGCCATCTCTCAAGGCCTCGGTTGGTATGTGGCTGAAAAAGACTATGAAGTTGGTATTCCTGCCATTATCGTCAGCGACATTAAGAAAGCCATGAGTTTGATTGCCATGGAGTTTTATGGCAATCCACAGAAAAAACTTAAACTCCTTGCCTTTACTGGAACTAAGGGTAAGACAACAGCAGCCTATTTCGCCTATAACATTTTATCTCAAGGACATCGACCTGCTATGCTCTCGACTATGAATACAACTTTAGATGGCAAGACTTTCTTTAAGTCTGCATTGACAACCCCTGAGAGCATTGACCTCTTTGATATGATGCATCAAGCTGTGCAAAATGACCGTACCCACCTCATCATGGAAGTCTCTAGCCAAGCCTATCTAGTCCATCGAGTCTATGGTCTAACCTTTGATGTGGGAGTTTTCCTCAATATCAGCCCAGACCATATCGGCCCGATTGAACACCCTAGCTTTGAAGACTATTTCTACCACAAGCGTCTCTTGATGGAAAATAGCCGAGCAGTCATCATTAACAGTGACATGGATCACTTTTCTGTCTTGAAAGAACAAGTGGCAGATCAAGACCATGATTTCTATGGTAGCCAATCTGATAACCAAATCGAGAATTCCAAAGCCTTTAGCTTTTCAGCTACGGGTAAACTGGCTGGAGACTATGATATCCAACTGATTGGTCACTTCAACCAAGAAAATGCCGTTGCTGCTGGACTTGCTTGCCTCCGTCTCGGAGCTAGTCTTGAGGACATCAAAAAAGGAATCGCTGCAACCCGCGTTCCTGGTCGTATGGAAGTCCTCACTCAGAAAAATGGAGCCAAGGTCTTCATCGACTACGCCCACAATGGGGATAGTCTGACAAAACTCATCAATGTGGTTGAAACTCATCAAACTGGAAAGATTGCTCTGGTTCTCGGTTCGACAGGAAATAAGGGAGAAAGTCGTCGCAAGGACTTTGGACTTCTCCTCAATCAACATCCTGAGATTCAAGTCTTTCTGACTGCTGATGACCCTAACTATGAAGACCCAATGACCATTGCGGATGAAATTAGTAGCTACATCAATCATCCTGTTGAAAAAATTGCGGATCGCCAAGAAGCCATCAAGGCAGCTATGGCTATCACAAATCACGAATTAGATGCAGTTATTATTGCTGGTAAGGGAGCCGATTGCTACCAAATCGTTCAAGGCAAAAAAGAAGCCTATCCAGGAGATGCAGCTGTCGCAGAAAATTATTTATAA
- a CDS encoding GIY-YIG nuclease family protein, with protein sequence MDYKAYMYVLECRDGSYYTGYTTDVKRRLAVHNSGKGAKYTRARLPVKLIYAQGFASKEEAMSAEALLKRKKRPQKEIFLSENQDRNLLSYFEE encoded by the coding sequence ATGGATTATAAGGCTTATATGTATGTGCTGGAGTGCCGTGACGGATCCTACTATACAGGCTATACGACTGATGTGAAGAGACGCCTCGCTGTCCACAATAGTGGTAAGGGAGCCAAGTATACTAGGGCTCGCTTACCAGTCAAACTTATCTATGCTCAAGGATTTGCCAGTAAGGAAGAAGCCATGTCGGCAGAAGCCCTTCTCAAGCGTAAGAAGAGGCCACAGAAGGAAATATTTTTATCTGAAAATCAAGATAGAAATTTACTCAGTTATTTTGAAGAGTAG
- a CDS encoding YiiX/YebB-like N1pC/P60 family cysteine hydrolase: MLENGDLIFVRDESDMGQAIQTSTGNYNHVAICLDGMIYHASGQAGVVCQEPADFFESNHLYDLYVYPEIDIQSVKEKACKHLGASYNASFYPDGAGFYCSQYMAEILPIFETIPMKFGDGEQEISDFWREYYRELGLPVPLNQAGTNPSQLAASSLLECKERNLHDSDF; encoded by the coding sequence ATGTTAGAAAATGGTGATTTGATTTTTGTGAGAGATGAGTCAGATATGGGACAGGCCATCCAGACTTCCACAGGCAACTATAACCATGTTGCCATTTGTTTGGATGGGATGATTTACCACGCTAGTGGACAGGCTGGTGTGGTTTGTCAAGAACCAGCAGACTTCTTTGAGTCCAATCACTTGTACGACCTCTATGTTTACCCAGAAATTGATATCCAGTCTGTGAAGGAAAAAGCTTGCAAACATCTAGGAGCATCCTACAATGCTTCTTTCTATCCAGATGGAGCTGGTTTTTACTGTTCCCAGTACATGGCAGAAATCCTACCGATTTTTGAGACCATACCTATGAAATTTGGAGATGGGGAGCAGGAGATTAGTGATTTTTGGAGAGAGTATTACAGAGAATTAGGTCTGCCTGTTCCTTTGAACCAAGCTGGGACCAATCCCAGTCAGCTGGCGGCATCGTCTCTGTTAGAATGTAAAGAAAGGAATCTTCATGATTCAGATTTTTAA
- a CDS encoding polysaccharide biosynthesis protein has translation MSHENNHQQAQMLRGTAWLTASNFISRLLGAIYIIPWYIWMGSYAATANGLFTMGYNIYAWFLLVSTAGIPVAVAKQVAKYNTMREEEHSFALIRSFLGFMTGLGLVFALVLYVFAPWLADLSGVGKDLIPIMQSLAWGVLIFPSMSVIRGFFQGMNNLKPYAMSQIAEQVIRVIWMLLATFIIMKLGSGDYLVAVTQSTFAAFVGMVASFAVLIYFLAKEGLLKRVLETGDKINSKRLLVDTIKEAIPFILTGSAIQLFQILDQMTFINSMSWFTNYSNEDLVVMFSYFSANPNKITMILISVGVSIGSVGLPLLTENYVKGDLKAASRLVQDSLTLLFMFLLPATVGVVMVGEPLYTVFYGKPDSLALGLFVFAVLQSIILGLYMVLSPMLQAMFRNRKAVLYFIYGSIAKLVLQLPTIALFHSYGPLISTTFALIIPNVLMYRDICKVTGVKRKVILKRTILISLLTLVMFIGVGAIQWILGFVFQPSGRLWSFLYVALVGAMGGGVYGVMSLRTRLLDKVIGKAQADRLRAKFKLS, from the coding sequence ATGTCGCACGAAAACAATCACCAGCAGGCCCAGATGTTACGGGGGACTGCTTGGTTAACGGCTAGTAACTTTATCAGTCGCCTACTTGGGGCTATTTACATTATTCCTTGGTATATCTGGATGGGGTCTTATGCAGCTACGGCCAATGGTCTTTTTACCATGGGTTACAATATCTATGCTTGGTTCTTGCTGGTTTCAACAGCAGGGATTCCAGTTGCGGTGGCCAAGCAAGTTGCCAAGTATAATACCATGCGAGAAGAGGAGCATAGCTTTGCCCTGATTCGGAGCTTTTTAGGATTTATGACAGGACTTGGCCTGGTTTTTGCTTTAGTTTTGTATGTCTTTGCTCCTTGGCTAGCAGACTTGTCTGGCGTGGGCAAAGACTTGATCCCAATCATGCAAAGCTTGGCTTGGGGAGTCTTGATTTTCCCGTCTATGAGTGTTATCCGAGGATTTTTCCAAGGGATGAATAACCTCAAACCCTATGCCATGAGTCAAATCGCTGAGCAGGTCATTCGTGTTATCTGGATGCTCTTAGCAACCTTTATCATTATGAAGCTCGGCTCAGGAGATTATCTAGTAGCGGTTACCCAATCCACCTTTGCTGCCTTTGTCGGCATGGTAGCTAGTTTTGCAGTTTTGATCTATTTCCTTGCCAAAGAAGGATTACTTAAAAGAGTCCTTGAAACAGGAGATAAGATAAACAGCAAGCGTCTTTTGGTCGATACCATTAAGGAAGCCATTCCTTTTATCCTGACAGGGTCTGCTATCCAGCTTTTCCAGATTTTGGATCAGATGACCTTCATCAATAGTATGAGCTGGTTTACCAACTATAGTAATGAAGACTTGGTTGTCATGTTTTCTTATTTCTCAGCCAATCCTAATAAAATCACGATGATTTTGATTTCTGTTGGGGTTTCGATTGGGAGTGTAGGCTTGCCATTGTTGACGGAAAACTATGTCAAGGGGGACTTGAAGGCAGCTTCTCGTCTCGTTCAGGACAGTCTCACCCTACTCTTTATGTTCCTGCTACCAGCAACTGTTGGAGTGGTCATGGTAGGGGAACCTCTTTATACGGTTTTCTATGGTAAGCCAGATAGTTTGGCTCTGGGCTTATTTGTCTTTGCAGTTTTGCAGTCTATTATTTTAGGCTTGTACATGGTCTTGTCTCCAATGCTTCAGGCCATGTTCCGCAACCGCAAGGCAGTTCTCTATTTTATCTATGGTTCCATTGCCAAGCTAGTCTTGCAACTGCCTACAATCGCCCTCTTCCACAGTTACGGACCTTTGATTTCAACAACATTCGCTCTCATTATTCCTAATGTCTTGATGTATCGGGACATTTGTAAGGTAACGGGTGTCAAGCGCAAGGTGATTTTGAAGCGAACCATTTTAATCAGTTTGTTGACCCTTGTTATGTTCATCGGTGTAGGTGCCATCCAGTGGATTTTAGGATTTGTCTTCCAACCAAGTGGGCGTTTGTGGAGTTTCCTTTATGTAGCCCTTGTCGGTGCCATGGGTGGAGGAGTTTACGGAGTCATGAGTCTTCGAACCCGTTTATTGGATAAGGTGATTGGAAAAGCCCAAGCAGACCGCCTGCGAGCAAAATTTAAGCTTTCGTAA
- a CDS encoding CsbD family protein: MSLENKLEQATGAIKEGFGKVTGDSKTELEGAVEKTVAKAKDVVEDAKGAVEGAVEGLKNAFK, encoded by the coding sequence ATGTCACTTGAAAACAAATTGGAACAAGCAACAGGCGCTATCAAAGAAGGATTTGGTAAAGTTACTGGGGATAGCAAGACAGAACTTGAAGGAGCTGTTGAAAAAACAGTTGCTAAGGCAAAAGACGTTGTAGAAGACGCTAAAGGTGCTGTAGAAGGTGCCGTTGAAGGTTTGAAAAACGCTTTTAAATAA
- a CDS encoding peptide ABC transporter substrate-binding protein produces MKKSKAKYAILAGVMLSAGILLSACGNSSTASKTYNYVYSSDPSSLNYLAENRATTNDIVTNLVDGLMENDQYGNYVPSLAEDWSVSKDGLTYTYKLRKDAKWYTADGEEYAPVTAQDFVTGLKYATDKKSEALYLVQDSVAGLDDYITGKTSDFSTVGVKALDDQTVQYTLTRPESYWNSKTTSTILFPVNADFLKSKGDDFGKVDPSSILYNGPFLMKSFVSKSVIEFKKNPNYWDAKNVFVDDVKLAYYDGSDQDALARNFVEGAYSYARLYPNSSSFEGIKEKYKDDIIYSMQDTTSYFLNFNLDRKSYKFTSKTSDAEKKSTQEAVLNKNFRQAINFAYDRTAYGAQSQGEDGATKILRNLVVPPNFVSIKGKDFGEVVASKMVNYGKEWQGINFADAQDPYYNPEKAKAKFAEAKQELEAKGVTFPIHLDMTVDQAVKKGVQEANSMKQSIEAALGAENVVIDIQQLSTEDFDNTSYLAQTAAQKDYDLYNGGWSPDYQDPSTYLDVFNVNSGGLMQNLGLEPGEANDKTKAVGLDVYTQMLEEANKEQDLAKRYEKYADAQAWLVDSSLAIPNVSRGGTPTLRKTVPFSAPYSLAGNKGIESYKYLKVQDKTVTKDEYEKAKEKWLKEKEESNKKAQEELAKHVK; encoded by the coding sequence ATGAAAAAGTCTAAAGCCAAGTATGCAATACTTGCAGGTGTCATGTTAAGTGCAGGTATTTTGTTAAGCGCCTGTGGAAATTCTAGCACTGCATCAAAAACCTATAATTATGTTTATTCAAGTGATCCATCTAGTTTGAACTATCTAGCAGAAAACCGTGCAACGACAAATGATATTGTGACCAATCTGGTAGATGGGCTCATGGAAAATGACCAATATGGAAATTATGTCCCATCCTTGGCAGAGGATTGGAGTGTTTCTAAGGACGGTTTGACCTATACCTACAAACTTCGTAAGGATGCTAAATGGTATACTGCAGATGGAGAGGAATATGCTCCTGTAACTGCCCAAGATTTTGTAACTGGTTTGAAATATGCGACTGATAAAAAATCAGAAGCCTTGTATCTAGTGCAGGACTCTGTTGCAGGTTTAGATGACTATATCACTGGGAAAACAAGCGACTTTTCAACTGTCGGAGTCAAGGCTCTTGATGACCAAACTGTTCAATATACCTTGACACGACCAGAATCTTATTGGAACTCAAAAACAACTTCAACCATTCTCTTCCCAGTCAATGCAGATTTCTTGAAATCAAAAGGGGATGATTTTGGGAAGGTAGACCCATCTAGTATTTTGTACAATGGACCTTTCTTGATGAAATCCTTTGTTTCAAAATCAGTTATCGAATTCAAGAAAAATCCTAACTACTGGGATGCTAAAAATGTCTTTGTAGATGATGTCAAATTGGCCTATTATGATGGTAGTGACCAAGATGCACTAGCTCGTAACTTTGTCGAGGGAGCCTATAGCTATGCCCGTCTCTATCCAAATAGTTCAAGTTTTGAAGGGATTAAAGAAAAATACAAAGATGATATCATCTACAGTATGCAAGATACCACTTCTTATTTCTTAAACTTTAACCTGGATAGAAAATCTTATAAATTCACTTCAAAAACAAGTGATGCTGAAAAGAAATCGACTCAGGAAGCAGTTCTAAATAAAAACTTCCGTCAAGCCATTAACTTTGCCTATGACCGTACGGCCTATGGAGCCCAATCTCAAGGAGAAGATGGTGCAACTAAGATTTTGCGTAACTTGGTTGTTCCTCCAAACTTCGTAAGTATCAAGGGAAAAGACTTTGGTGAAGTAGTAGCCTCTAAGATGGTGAATTATGGCAAGGAATGGCAAGGAATCAACTTTGCGGATGCCCAAGATCCATATTACAATCCAGAAAAAGCTAAGGCTAAATTTGCGGAAGCAAAGCAAGAGCTAGAAGCCAAGGGAGTAACCTTCCCTATCCACTTGGACATGACAGTTGACCAAGCTGTTAAAAAGGGTGTTCAAGAGGCAAATTCTATGAAGCAATCTATTGAAGCAGCCTTAGGTGCAGAAAATGTTGTAATTGATATTCAACAACTTTCTACTGAAGACTTTGATAATACGAGCTATTTGGCTCAGACTGCAGCTCAGAAAGATTACGATCTATACAACGGTGGTTGGAGTCCAGACTATCAAGATCCTTCAACCTATCTTGATGTATTTAACGTTAATTCTGGTGGTTTGATGCAAAATCTAGGTTTAGAGCCAGGTGAAGCCAATGACAAGACTAAGGCTGTTGGGCTGGATGTCTATACCCAAATGTTGGAAGAAGCTAATAAGGAGCAAGATCTTGCAAAACGCTATGAAAAGTATGCTGATGCCCAAGCTTGGTTGGTAGATAGTTCTCTAGCAATTCCAAATGTTTCACGGGGTGGAACACCAACATTGAGAAAAACAGTTCCATTCTCAGCGCCATATTCATTAGCTGGTAATAAAGGTATCGAATCATATAAATACCTCAAAGTACAAGATAAGACAGTCACAAAAGACGAATATGAAAAAGCTAAAGAAAAATGGCTGAAAGAAAAAGAAGAATCCAATAAAAAAGCCCAAGAAGAATTGGCAAAACATGTCAAATAA